A single Opisthocomus hoazin isolate bOpiHoa1 chromosome 1, bOpiHoa1.hap1, whole genome shotgun sequence DNA region contains:
- the POU3F3 gene encoding POU domain, class 3, transcription factor 3 isoform X2, with product MAAATSNPYLPGNGILAAGSIVHSDSGGGGGGGGGGGGGGGGGGGGMQPGGVAVTSVAGGYRGDPAAKMVQSDFMPGAMAASNGGHMLSHAHQWVTALPHAAAAAAAAAAAAAAAEAGSPWSGSPVGMTGSPQQPPPPDVKGGGGRDDLHAGAALHHRPPHLGPPHQGHPAAWGAAAAAAAHLPAMAGGQQQQQSLLYSQPGGFTVNGMLSPPPSPPPPGGQSLVHPGLVRGETPELGEHPGHHHHHHHHHQHPGHHPPHHGGVNSHDPHSDEDTPTSDDLEQFAKQFKQRRIKLGFTQADVGLALGTLYGNVFSQTTICRFEALQLSFKNMCKLKPLLNKWLEEADSSTGSPTSIDKIAAQGRKRKKRTSIEVSVKGALESHFLKCPKPSAQEITNLADSLQLEKEVVRVWFCNRRQKEKRMTPPGIQQQTPDDVYSQVGTVNSDTPPPHHGLQAGVQ from the coding sequence ATGGCCGCGGCCACCTCTAACCCCTACCTCCCCGGCAACGGCATCCTGGCGGCCGGCTCCATCGTCCACTCGGactcgggcggcggcggcggcggcggcggcggcggggggggcggcggcggcggcgggggcggtggcATGCAGCCGGGCGGCGTGGCCGTCACCTCGGTGGCGGGCGGCTACCGCGGCGACCCGGCGGCCAAGATGGTCCAGAGCGACTTCATGCCGGGCGCCATGGCCGCCAGCAACGGCGGCCATATGCTGAGCCATGCCCACCAGTGGGTGACGGCCCTgccccacgccgccgccgccgccgccgccgccgccgccgccgccgccgccgccgaagCGGGCTCGCCGTGGTCCGGCAGCCCCGTGGGCATGacgggcagcccccagcagccgccgccgcccgacgtcaagggcggcggcgggcgcgacGACCTGCACGCCGGCGCGGCTCTGCACCACCGGCCGCCCCACCTGGGCCCCCCGCACCAGGGGCACCCGGCGGCgtggggcgcggcggcggcggcggccgcccacCTGCCCGCCATGGCcggcgggcagcagcagcagcagtcgcTCCTCTACTCGCAGCCCGGGGGGTTCACGGTGAACGGgatgctgagcccccccccctccccccccccccccggcgggcaGAGCCTGGTGCACCCCGGGCTGGTGCGCGGCGAGACGCCGGAGCTGGGCGAGCACCCcgggcaccaccaccaccaccaccaccaccaccagcaccccggGCACCACCCGCCGCACCACGGCGGCGTCAACAGCCACGACCCGCACTCGGACGAGGACACGCCGACCTCCGACGACCTGGAGCAGTTCGCCAAGCAGTTCAAGCAGCGGCGGATTAAGCTGGGCTTCACCCAGGCCGACGTggggctggcgctgggcaccCTCTACGGCAACGTCTTCTCGCAGACCACCATCTGCCGCTTCGAGGCCCTGCAGCTCAGCTTCAAGAACATGTGCAAGCTGAAGCCTTTGTTGAACAAGTGGCTGGAGGAAGCCGACTCCTCCACGGGCAGCCCCACCAGCATCGACAAGATCGCGGCGCAGGGCAGGAAGCGGAAGAAGCGGACCTCCATCGAGGTGAGTGTCAAGGGGGCCTTGGAGAGCCACTTTCTGAAATGCCCCAAGCCCTCCGCCCAGGAGATTACGAACCTAGCGGAcagcctgcagctggagaaggaggTGGTCAGGGTTTGGTTTTGcaatcggaggcagaaagagaaacGGATGACCCCCCCGGGGATCCAGCAGCAGACCCCCGACGATGTCTACTCCCAGGTCGGCACCGTCAACTCCGACACGCCGCCCCCTCACCACGGACTGCAGGCCGGCGTGCAGTGA
- the POU3F3 gene encoding POU domain, class 3, transcription factor 3 isoform X3: MQPGGVAVTSVAGGYRGDPAAKMVQSDFMPGAMAASNGGHMLSHAHQWVTALPHAAAAAAAAAAAAAAAEAGSPWSGSPVGMTGSPQQPPPPDVKGGGGRDDLHAGAALHHRPPHLGPPHQGHPAAWGAAAAAAAHLPAMAGGQQQQQSLLYSQPGGFTVNGMLSPPPSPPPPGGQSLVHPGLVRGETPELGEHPGHHHHHHHHHQHPGHHPPHHGGVNSHDPHSDEDTPTSDDLEQFAKQFKQRRIKLGFTQADVGLALGTLYGNVFSQTTICRFEALQLSFKNMCKLKPLLNKWLEEADSSTGSPTSIDKIAAQGRKRKKRTSIEKEKRMTPPGIQQQTPDDVYSQVGTVNSDTPPPHHGLQAGVQ, translated from the exons ATGCAGCCGGGCGGCGTGGCCGTCACCTCGGTGGCGGGCGGCTACCGCGGCGACCCGGCGGCCAAGATGGTCCAGAGCGACTTCATGCCGGGCGCCATGGCCGCCAGCAACGGCGGCCATATGCTGAGCCATGCCCACCAGTGGGTGACGGCCCTgccccacgccgccgccgccgccgccgccgccgccgccgccgccgccgccgccgaagCGGGCTCGCCGTGGTCCGGCAGCCCCGTGGGCATGacgggcagcccccagcagccgccgccgcccgacgtcaagggcggcggcgggcgcgacGACCTGCACGCCGGCGCGGCTCTGCACCACCGGCCGCCCCACCTGGGCCCCCCGCACCAGGGGCACCCGGCGGCgtggggcgcggcggcggcggcggccgcccacCTGCCCGCCATGGCcggcgggcagcagcagcagcagtcgcTCCTCTACTCGCAGCCCGGGGGGTTCACGGTGAACGGgatgctgagcccccccccctccccccccccccccggcgggcaGAGCCTGGTGCACCCCGGGCTGGTGCGCGGCGAGACGCCGGAGCTGGGCGAGCACCCcgggcaccaccaccaccaccaccaccaccaccagcaccccggGCACCACCCGCCGCACCACGGCGGCGTCAACAGCCACGACCCGCACTCGGACGAGGACACGCCGACCTCCGACGACCTGGAGCAGTTCGCCAAGCAGTTCAAGCAGCGGCGGATTAAGCTGGGCTTCACCCAGGCCGACGTggggctggcgctgggcaccCTCTACGGCAACGTCTTCTCGCAGACCACCATCTGCCGCTTCGAGGCCCTGCAGCTCAGCTTCAAGAACATGTGCAAGCTGAAGCCTTTGTTGAACAAGTGGCTGGAGGAAGCCGACTCCTCCACGGGCAGCCCCACCAGCATCGACAAGATCGCGGCGCAGGGCAGGAAGCGGAAGAAGCGGACCTCCATCGAG aaagagaaacGGATGACCCCCCCGGGGATCCAGCAGCAGACCCCCGACGATGTCTACTCCCAGGTCGGCACCGTCAACTCCGACACGCCGCCCCCTCACCACGGACTGCAGGCCGGCGTGCAGTGA